From a region of the Candidatus Binatus sp. genome:
- a CDS encoding cytochrome c oxidase subunit 3: MAPGVTASTAKVLPLVAPIRRGRSSDSGAGGDQSERAFISSAMLAIMMLIAAEMMLFSGLIGSFLIFRLQAAFWPPPALPRLPIAVTWVNTLVLLSSALTMTLALRAVHRSRQRLLRRYLLATLALGVTFLAVQGSEWVRLVAHGLKLSSGTYGGTFYLLIGCHGAHVTAGVIWLACVAMAALGGRYNARNAGGIEVCAVYWYFVCAVWPLLFGLVYLM; this comes from the coding sequence ATGGCGCCCGGCGTGACAGCATCGACCGCGAAAGTACTTCCGTTGGTGGCGCCGATCCGGCGCGGCCGATCGTCCGACTCCGGCGCGGGCGGCGATCAAAGCGAGCGCGCCTTCATCAGCAGCGCGATGCTCGCGATCATGATGTTGATCGCGGCGGAGATGATGCTGTTCAGCGGGCTCATCGGCTCATTCCTGATCTTCCGCCTCCAAGCCGCCTTCTGGCCGCCGCCCGCCTTGCCGCGGCTGCCGATTGCGGTCACCTGGGTGAACACCTTGGTGCTGTTGTCGAGCGCGCTCACGATGACGCTCGCGCTGCGCGCGGTGCATCGCAGCCGCCAGCGCCTGCTGCGCCGTTATCTATTGGCAACGCTCGCGCTCGGCGTGACGTTTCTTGCGGTGCAGGGCAGCGAATGGGTGCGGCTGGTCGCGCACGGCCTCAAGCTTTCCAGCGGCACGTACGGGGGCACCTTTTATTTGCTGATCGGATGCCACGGCGCGCACGTGACGGCCGGGGTCATTTGGCTCGCGTGCGTGGCGATGGCTGCGCTCGGCGGCAGGTACAACGCTCGTAACGCCGGCGGGATTGAGGTATGCGCCGTGTACTGGTATTTCGTCTGCGCGGTCTGGCCGCTGCTGTTTGGGCTGGTATATCTGATGTAG
- a CDS encoding heme-copper oxidase subunit III: protein MSEAAAVKTHDRGAVHADQLEPSLTPGNLGKLGMWTFLVGDAMTFGAGIAAYGALRINNPNWPTPADYLGITTTAIMTFILICSSVTMVEALDGVQHGRQSKFQTFMALTVLGGIVFLGMQAFEWHHLIAEKGMSIQRDLFDATFFILTGFHGCHVFGGVVYNSVLLIRGRMGKLPQAKAGLVEIAGLYWHFVDLVWILIFTFIYLI from the coding sequence ATGAGCGAGGCCGCTGCAGTAAAGACCCACGATCGCGGCGCCGTGCACGCCGATCAGTTGGAACCGTCGCTGACCCCGGGAAACCTCGGCAAGCTCGGGATGTGGACGTTCCTGGTCGGCGACGCAATGACTTTCGGCGCCGGAATCGCGGCCTACGGCGCGCTGCGCATCAACAATCCCAACTGGCCGACGCCTGCCGACTACCTGGGAATCACCACCACCGCGATCATGACCTTCATCCTGATCTGCTCGAGCGTCACGATGGTCGAGGCGCTCGACGGCGTTCAACACGGCAGGCAGTCGAAGTTCCAAACCTTCATGGCGCTGACCGTCCTCGGCGGGATCGTGTTCCTTGGGATGCAGGCGTTCGAGTGGCATCACTTGATCGCCGAAAAAGGGATGTCGATCCAGCGCGACTTGTTCGACGCGACCTTCTTCATCCTGACCGGCTTTCACGGCTGCCACGTTTTCGGCGGCGTGGTGTACAATAGCGTGTTGCTGATTCGCGGAAGGATGGGCAAGTTGCCGCAGGCGAAAGCCGGCCTGGTCGAGATCGCGGGTCTCTACTGGCACTTCGTTGACTTGGTCTGGATCCTGATCTTTACCTTCATCTACCTGATTTAG
- a CDS encoding cytochrome C oxidase subunit IV family protein has product MTTQAAISSYEVDHSGPNYIAVFIYLAILTGIELGVYATGLPHVAKVGLLIALAWAKAVLVAMYFMHLAMEKRALALIAIIPIVLVTFLCFMLLPDLTTRMWTKFDHKIKVTNPAEMGAHPVAPPPVQAPIPQL; this is encoded by the coding sequence ATGACGACGCAAGCGGCGATTTCAAGCTACGAGGTTGATCATAGCGGGCCGAACTACATTGCGGTTTTTATCTACTTGGCGATTTTGACCGGAATCGAGCTGGGCGTGTATGCGACCGGCTTGCCGCACGTCGCCAAAGTCGGCCTGCTGATCGCGCTGGCGTGGGCCAAGGCCGTGCTGGTGGCGATGTACTTCATGCATCTGGCGATGGAAAAAAGGGCGCTCGCGCTCATCGCAATTATTCCGATAGTGCTGGTCACCTTTCTGTGCTTCATGCTGCTGCCCGATCTGACGACGCGGATGTGGACGAAGTTCGATCACAAGATCAAGGTGACGAATCCGGCCGAGATGGGTGCGCACCCGGTCGCGCCGCCTCCAGTGCAGGCGCCGATTCCGCAACTTTGA
- a CDS encoding DUF420 domain-containing protein, giving the protein MDSYHSLAPLNALLNGCATVLLLAGFIFIKNGWVRAHRACMIGAMGFSAAFLTSYLVYHYNVGNVHFSGEGWVRSLYFSILIPHVILAGAIVPLVFATIWFALRGNFKRHRRIARWTWPLWMYVSVTGVIVYLMLYRIYTPIYPPTVVAQSASR; this is encoded by the coding sequence TTGGATTCTTATCATTCGCTGGCGCCGCTCAACGCGCTCCTCAATGGATGCGCCACGGTTCTGCTGCTGGCCGGATTCATCTTCATCAAGAACGGCTGGGTGCGAGCGCATCGCGCATGCATGATCGGCGCGATGGGTTTCTCCGCCGCTTTCCTGACGTCATATCTCGTCTATCACTACAACGTCGGCAACGTGCACTTCAGCGGCGAAGGCTGGGTCCGCTCGCTATACTTCTCGATTCTGATTCCGCACGTGATCCTGGCCGGTGCGATCGTGCCGCTGGTGTTTGCGACGATTTGGTTCGCGCTCCGCGGCAATTTCAAGCGCCATCGCCGAATCGCGCGATGGACCTGGCCGCTGTGGATGTACGTGTCGGTGACCGGCGTGATTGTTTACCTGATGCTGTACCGGATTTACACGCCGATTTATCCGCCGACGGTCGTCGCCCAGTCCGCCTCGCGCTGA
- a CDS encoding glutathione S-transferase, whose protein sequence is MKIYDFTGAPNPRRVRVFLAEKGISVPYEQVNLATADNRKPAFLKINPMGGVPVLELDDGTHIPESVAICRYFEETKPEPRLMGVDAKDKAVVEMWNRRMEFEILWMTAGAFRNTSDFFKGRIPQVKEYGEICRSAAVKRLEWLDTVLADREFIAGPRYTIADITALIGIDFGRLTGIKVEENQKNLARWHHAVSSRPSAKA, encoded by the coding sequence ATGAAAATTTACGATTTTACCGGAGCTCCGAATCCACGCCGCGTGCGCGTCTTTCTCGCGGAAAAAGGCATCAGCGTTCCCTACGAGCAGGTCAATCTTGCTACTGCCGACAATCGCAAGCCCGCGTTCCTGAAAATTAATCCGATGGGCGGGGTGCCGGTGCTCGAACTTGACGACGGTACTCATATCCCGGAGTCGGTCGCGATTTGCCGCTACTTCGAGGAAACCAAGCCCGAGCCGCGACTGATGGGCGTTGACGCGAAGGACAAGGCCGTGGTCGAGATGTGGAACCGGCGGATGGAGTTCGAGATCTTGTGGATGACGGCGGGCGCGTTCCGCAACACCAGCGACTTCTTCAAGGGACGCATCCCGCAAGTTAAGGAGTACGGCGAAATCTGCCGAAGCGCGGCAGTCAAACGGTTGGAATGGCTCGACACGGTGCTCGCCGATCGCGAGTTCATCGCGGGACCGCGCTACACGATTGCGGACATCACGGCGCTGATCGGAATCGATTTCGGCCGGCTGACTGGGATCAAGGTCGAGGAGAATCAGAAGAACCTCGCGCGATGGCATCACGCGGTATCGAGCCGTCCCAGCGCCAAGGCATAG
- a CDS encoding alpha/beta fold hydrolase yields the protein MNTTQKLLNGKFSLEMQVYGSGEPILYLHGAGGLMPVEPFLEDLGAQFKVYAPQFPGYGESTGSEHIDDIADAVLFYHELMDELGIPSANLVGHSMGGMIAAEVAAFDVHRARKLVLIAPAGFWIDEVPIPDLFAAQLTEIAGLLFHDPNSPAAQMMTLIPSDFKALETMYVERVKRLAVAGKFLWPIPDRGLKKRAYRIAAPTLLLWGDDDKLIPAAYAREFTSRIKNSRLEIIKNAGHMVMYEQQEALVGAIGKFLKG from the coding sequence ATGAACACGACTCAGAAACTTCTAAACGGAAAGTTCTCGCTCGAGATGCAGGTTTATGGGAGCGGCGAGCCGATCCTGTACCTGCACGGCGCGGGTGGACTGATGCCGGTCGAGCCGTTCCTTGAGGATCTCGGGGCGCAGTTCAAAGTCTATGCGCCACAATTTCCCGGCTACGGCGAATCCACGGGCAGCGAGCATATCGACGACATCGCGGACGCGGTGCTGTTCTATCACGAGTTGATGGACGAACTCGGCATCCCGAGCGCCAACCTCGTCGGCCATTCGATGGGCGGGATGATTGCGGCCGAGGTCGCGGCGTTCGACGTGCATCGCGCCAGAAAGCTGGTGCTGATCGCGCCGGCCGGTTTCTGGATCGACGAAGTGCCGATACCCGACCTGTTCGCCGCGCAGCTTACCGAGATTGCGGGGCTGCTGTTCCACGATCCCAATTCGCCCGCGGCGCAAATGATGACCTTGATACCGTCGGACTTCAAAGCGCTCGAAACGATGTACGTCGAGCGGGTGAAGCGGCTGGCGGTGGCGGGCAAATTTCTGTGGCCGATCCCCGACCGCGGCCTCAAGAAGCGCGCCTATCGCATTGCCGCGCCGACCCTGCTCTTGTGGGGCGACGACGACAAGCTGATTCCGGCGGCCTATGCCAGGGAATTCACCAGCCGCATCAAAAACAGCAGGCTCGAAATAATCAAGAATGCAGGCCACATGGTGATGTACGAGCAGCAGGAAGCGCTCGTCGGCGCAATCGGAAAATTCCTGAAAGGTTGA